The following coding sequences are from one Planctomycetota bacterium window:
- a CDS encoding sigma-70 family RNA polymerase sigma factor, with amino-acid sequence MLRGMRAYDPLQWKRMVGAFAPLIYRWCIRAGARPDDAPDIVQEVFRVVAARIDDFNKTSDGSFHGWLLMITRNKLGDTFRRSKSEPTAIGGSDFLNRVHLIPDERSDPLVSANDGLADIYQGILALIGEEFSEKTWQAFWLTAVEGRYPADVAQELGMSVNSVYLAKGRVLRRLREEIEPPPGRGAKP; translated from the coding sequence ATGCTGCGCGGCATGCGCGCGTACGATCCACTGCAGTGGAAGCGGATGGTCGGCGCCTTTGCGCCGTTGATCTACCGCTGGTGCATTCGCGCCGGAGCGCGCCCGGACGACGCGCCCGACATCGTGCAGGAGGTGTTTCGCGTGGTGGCGGCGAGAATCGACGACTTCAACAAGACGAGCGACGGCAGCTTTCATGGCTGGTTGTTGATGATCACTCGCAACAAGCTGGGCGACACCTTTCGCCGCAGCAAATCCGAACCCACGGCAATCGGCGGTTCCGATTTTCTCAATCGGGTGCATTTGATTCCCGACGAGCGTTCCGATCCGCTGGTCAGCGCCAACGACGGCCTGGCGGATATCTACCAAGGCATTCTCGCGCTGATTGGCGAAGAGTTCTCCGAAAAGACCTGGCAGGCGTTCTGGCTCACCGCCGTCGAGGGACGCTATCCGGCGGATGTGGCGCAAGAGTTGGGCATGAGCGTCAATTCGGTCTACCTGGCCAAAGGGCGCGTGCTGCGCCGCTTGCGCGAAGAGATCGAGCCGCCACCAGGCCGCGGCGCCAAGCCTTGA
- a CDS encoding response regulator: MTPRIYHILLIEDSRTQAVELTYVLQKEGWEVQWAATAQDALAAIGRRAPDLIVMDYYLPGMRGDELCRRIRMNIDTRNIPILMLTTAAGQQAEIQGLESGADDFVVKHADADVLLARIRTLLAKSKESPSILHPVEQALQSARILTIDDSATYQEYLREELTKEGYRIESAAGGAEGLALLDQERFDCVLVDLVMPVMNGIEVCGKINELRLAREDTVAVLMLTGRENKEDLTRAFEAGADDFVGKSSDMAVLKSRIRALLRRKAFQEENQRIVAELKNKEIEMLRAQTAKEAAEARAALVGELQRTADELRISQVELRSAKDAAEAANRAKSAFLANMSHEIRTPMNGIIGMTELALHTELTADQHEYLSTVKQSAESLLRLLNDILDFSKIEAGKLGLESITFSLRDCLGDAVRTLAIAAHAKQLELACHVPPDVPDALVGDPGRLRQIVVNLVGNAIKFTTAGEVVVDVLSSQAQDQQLELHLVVHDTGIGIPPEKQQVIFDAFSQADSSTTRHFGGTGLGLAISGRLAGMMGGRIWVESEVGRGSDFHLTARFGLANEPITHFHLDAAALRGTEVLVVDDNQTNRRILEEMLGSWGMAPVMAESGTAALAYLRQAAQAGHPFSLMLVDCLMPQMDGFHLAEQINREPLLAGTTMLMLSSSGHPDDATQCQSLGIVRCLTKPIKESELFDAIARAFDSQRTSRAAAQVPAIKPAATPLRVLLAEDSLVNQKVATGLLAMRGHQVTIANNGREAVEALERETFDVVLMDVQMPEMDGLEATQLIRQREQGTERHVPIVAMTAHAMKGDRDRFLSVGMDSYVSKPIEAEALFATIERYGDMRLSPTPEKRRPAALDWDQALHFMHDRHDLLVEIAQLFLQECPKLIGEIHEAISHKDSIRLRRAAHTLKSSAAIFAARPTMEAALKLEQLGQRGSISEAIEACDALEQQASLLIPSIAEHLNEIDSMNHGQ, translated from the coding sequence ATGACCCCACGCATTTACCACATTTTGCTGATCGAGGACTCGCGGACCCAGGCCGTCGAGTTGACGTACGTGCTGCAAAAGGAAGGCTGGGAAGTCCAATGGGCGGCCACGGCGCAAGATGCGCTGGCGGCGATCGGTCGGCGCGCGCCCGACTTGATTGTGATGGATTACTATTTGCCCGGCATGCGCGGCGACGAGCTGTGCCGTCGCATTCGGATGAACATCGACACGCGCAATATCCCGATTCTGATGTTGACCACGGCCGCCGGCCAGCAAGCCGAAATTCAAGGGCTGGAAAGCGGCGCCGACGATTTCGTGGTCAAGCACGCCGATGCCGACGTGCTGCTGGCCCGGATTCGCACCTTGCTTGCCAAGTCCAAGGAATCGCCCAGCATCCTCCACCCCGTCGAGCAGGCGTTGCAGTCGGCGCGGATACTGACCATCGACGATAGCGCGACCTATCAGGAATACCTGCGCGAAGAATTGACTAAGGAAGGTTATCGCATCGAAAGCGCTGCGGGCGGGGCCGAAGGGTTGGCGCTACTCGATCAGGAACGCTTCGATTGCGTCCTAGTCGACCTGGTCATGCCCGTAATGAACGGCATTGAGGTCTGCGGCAAGATCAACGAGCTGCGACTGGCGCGTGAAGACACGGTTGCGGTCCTGATGCTGACTGGGCGAGAGAACAAAGAGGATCTGACGCGCGCCTTCGAGGCCGGCGCTGACGATTTCGTGGGCAAATCGAGTGACATGGCGGTGCTGAAGAGTCGCATTCGCGCGCTGCTGCGGCGCAAGGCTTTCCAGGAGGAAAACCAGCGGATCGTCGCCGAGCTGAAGAACAAAGAAATCGAAATGCTGCGTGCCCAGACCGCCAAGGAAGCCGCCGAAGCCCGCGCCGCCCTGGTCGGCGAATTGCAGCGCACCGCCGACGAGTTGCGCATCTCGCAGGTCGAACTGCGCTCGGCCAAGGACGCCGCCGAAGCGGCCAATCGGGCCAAGAGCGCGTTCCTGGCCAACATGAGCCACGAAATCCGCACTCCCATGAACGGCATCATCGGCATGACTGAGTTGGCGCTCCACACCGAGTTGACGGCCGACCAGCACGAGTACTTGTCCACCGTAAAACAATCGGCCGAGTCGCTCCTCAGGCTGCTAAACGACATTTTGGACTTCTCGAAGATCGAAGCCGGAAAGCTCGGTCTCGAGTCGATTACATTCAGTCTGCGCGACTGCCTGGGAGATGCGGTTCGCACGTTGGCCATCGCCGCCCATGCCAAGCAACTTGAGCTCGCTTGCCACGTGCCACCCGACGTGCCCGACGCGCTGGTCGGCGACCCCGGCCGGCTGCGGCAGATCGTGGTCAATCTGGTCGGCAATGCCATCAAGTTCACCACCGCCGGCGAGGTCGTGGTCGATGTGTTGTCGTCCCAGGCCCAAGACCAGCAGCTCGAACTGCACCTCGTCGTGCATGACACCGGCATTGGCATTCCACCCGAGAAGCAACAAGTGATTTTCGACGCCTTTAGCCAGGCCGACTCCTCAACCACGCGGCACTTCGGCGGCACCGGCCTGGGGCTGGCCATCTCGGGCCGCCTGGCGGGAATGATGGGAGGAAGAATCTGGGTGGAAAGCGAGGTGGGCCGCGGCAGTGATTTCCATTTGACCGCGCGATTCGGCCTGGCCAACGAGCCGATCACTCACTTTCACCTCGACGCCGCCGCCCTGCGCGGCACCGAGGTGCTGGTGGTCGACGACAATCAAACCAATCGCCGCATCCTGGAAGAAATGCTCGGCAGTTGGGGCATGGCGCCCGTCATGGCCGAAAGTGGCACCGCCGCGCTCGCCTACCTGAGACAGGCCGCCCAGGCTGGTCACCCCTTTTCACTGATGCTCGTCGACTGCCTAATGCCGCAGATGGACGGGTTCCATCTGGCCGAGCAAATCAATCGAGAACCGCTGTTGGCCGGCACGACCATGCTCATGCTTTCGTCGTCCGGGCATCCCGATGACGCCACCCAGTGCCAATCGCTCGGCATCGTCCGCTGCTTGACTAAACCCATCAAGGAATCTGAATTGTTCGATGCCATCGCGCGCGCCTTTGACAGCCAGCGTACGAGTCGGGCGGCGGCACAGGTTCCCGCGATCAAGCCGGCCGCGACGCCGTTGCGCGTGCTGCTGGCCGAAGATAGCCTGGTTAATCAGAAGGTCGCCACTGGCCTGCTGGCCATGCGTGGACACCAGGTCACGATCGCCAACAACGGCCGCGAGGCGGTCGAGGCGCTCGAACGCGAGACGTTTGACGTCGTATTGATGGACGTTCAAATGCCCGAGATGGACGGGTTGGAAGCCACGCAACTGATTCGCCAACGGGAACAAGGCACCGAGCGCCACGTGCCGATCGTTGCCATGACGGCCCATGCCATGAAAGGTGACCGGGATCGCTTTTTGAGCGTTGGCATGGACTCGTACGTGTCAAAGCCGATCGAAGCCGAGGCACTGTTCGCCACGATCGAGCGCTACGGTGACATGCGTCTGTCACCCACCCCTGAAAAACGCCGTCCCGCCGCGCTCGACTGGGACCAAGCCCTGCACTTCATGCACGATCGCCACGACTTGCTCGTGGAAATCGCCCAATTATTCTTACAGGAGTGCCCGAAATTGATCGGGGAGATTCACGAAGCGATCTCTCATAAAGACTCGATTCGACTTCGCCGCGCTGCCCACACGCTGAAGAGTTCGGCGGCCATCTTCGCCGCCAGGCCGACCATGGAGGCGGCCTTGAAGCTCGAACAACTGGGCCAGCGCGGCTCGATTAGCGAGGCGATCGAGGCCTGTGACGCCCTGGAACAGCAGGCCAGTCTGCTGATTCCATCGATTGCCGAACATTTAAACGAAATTGATTCCATGAACCACGGACAATGA
- the cheB gene encoding chemotaxis-specific protein-glutamate methyltransferase CheB produces MIVEDSPVARAYLQHLIRQDARLEVAASFASGEAAIEHLPQVAPDVISMDIRLPGMNGFEVTRRVMREHPTPIVVVSASIESEDLRISMNALRAGALAVVEKPAGPDHRDSQVMAARLCDQLALMSEVKVIRQRLSGSPAILARNGASATRPTREPLPASLVGIVASTGGPAALQTVLSALGPHFPVPIVLVQHIAPGFVEGFSSWLNSVLPLEVRLARDGELPTPETVYVAPANHHLVVQHARLRLLGEPATHLHLPSGTILFQSLARNVGSSAVGVLLTGMGDDGAEGLKAMYDAGCHTIAEDESTAVVYGMPAVAVKLNAVRESLPLPEIGTRIQQLALAGRERR; encoded by the coding sequence ATGATCGTCGAAGACTCGCCGGTGGCGCGCGCCTATTTGCAGCATCTGATCCGCCAGGATGCTCGCTTGGAAGTGGCGGCCAGCTTTGCAAGCGGCGAAGCAGCCATCGAGCACTTGCCGCAAGTCGCTCCGGACGTGATCTCGATGGACATTCGACTGCCAGGCATGAACGGCTTTGAGGTCACTCGGCGCGTGATGCGCGAACATCCCACCCCCATCGTGGTCGTCTCGGCCAGTATCGAATCGGAGGATTTGCGAATCTCGATGAACGCCCTGCGGGCCGGCGCGCTGGCCGTCGTCGAAAAACCGGCCGGGCCCGATCATCGTGACAGCCAAGTGATGGCCGCGCGGCTGTGCGACCAACTGGCGCTGATGAGCGAAGTAAAAGTGATTCGCCAGCGACTCAGCGGATCGCCGGCAATCTTAGCGCGCAACGGCGCGAGCGCAACGCGCCCAACTCGCGAACCTTTGCCGGCCAGCCTCGTGGGTATTGTCGCTTCGACCGGCGGGCCAGCGGCGTTACAGACCGTTTTGTCCGCGCTGGGCCCACATTTCCCCGTGCCGATCGTGCTGGTCCAGCATATTGCCCCCGGCTTTGTCGAAGGCTTTAGCAGTTGGCTGAACAGCGTCTTGCCGCTCGAAGTGCGGCTGGCGCGCGATGGCGAGCTGCCCACGCCGGAAACCGTGTACGTCGCGCCGGCCAATCACCACCTGGTGGTTCAGCACGCGCGCCTGCGGCTACTCGGCGAGCCAGCGACGCACCTGCACCTTCCCTCGGGCACGATTCTCTTTCAATCGCTGGCGCGGAATGTCGGCTCGTCGGCGGTTGGCGTGTTACTGACCGGCATGGGGGACGACGGCGCCGAGGGGCTGAAGGCCATGTACGACGCCGGCTGTCACACGATCGCCGAGGATGAATCGACAGCGGTTGTCTATGGCATGCCGGCCGTGGCCGTGAAACTGAACGCGGTTCGCGAAAGCTTGCCGCTGCCTGAAATCGGCACACGCATCCAACAACTTGCGCTCGCCGGAAGGGAACGCCGATGA